Proteins from one Chloroflexota bacterium genomic window:
- a CDS encoding SDR family NAD(P)-dependent oxidoreductase, translating into MIDRESQDFEFDTAVAIIGMAGRFPGANTLDQFWRNMTQGVQSIRFFSDEELLAAGVDPDLMSQPEYVKAGTVIDNIDSFDSAFFGFTPREAELMDPQLRLFLECSWEAFEDAAYSPETYQGLVGVFAGSAISTYMLNNIFNNAEVFRKAGMLQVGVLNSSDSLSTWVSYKLNFRGPSVVVQTFCSTSLVAVHMACQSLLNYECDMALAGGVAISVPHGTGYVYQEGGIVSPDGQCRTFDADGQGSVMSNGAGVVALKRLDQAVADGDHVYAVIRGSAVNNDGIRKVGYTAPGLEGQSSVIAEALAHAGVDPATVGYLEAHGTATALGDSIELAATIKAYKQQTDQTQYCALGSVKPNVGHLDRAAGVTGLIKTVLALKHREIPPSLNFEQASPEIDLSNSPFFVNTALRPWETDGRTPRRAGVSSFGLGGTNAHVVLQETPLEAPSGQSYPQQLLLLSAKTDSALQTMAANLASFLRAYPEVDLADVAHTLQVGRTAFNHRRALVARDRDDAIAQLEAAGVRGLTANQTDRDRSVAFLFPGVGDHYAGMAADLYTHEARFRVVVDECCTLLNPLLDQDLLAVLYPESGRGNGAPAAGLDFRQLLAGLPAGTPAGTLHQTALAQPAVFVVEYALVQLLASWGIRPQALLGYSLGEYVAATVAGVLSLEDALRLVALRARLIQNLPAGSMLAVSLGEDDARRYVRGDVALAAVNSPSASILAGPAAALEAVARQCAADEVACRWLETSHAFHSAMLEPARAALTDLTCSLTLNPPAIPYVSNVTGTWITVEEATDPDYWARHMCQTVRFAAGAGALLEGEPALILEVGPGQALASFVKQHSACSRERMGQILSVLPTSHGRQAELAHVLETLGRLWLAGVNIDWAAFSAGEQRRRLSLPTYPFERQRYWVDADAHGKSGSSLANDEFLNSADRIADVGDWFFVPSWKRTSPPSPILGAPLFADQHTWLLLVDDSGLGLVLAERLKQHGQTVVTIAPGAAFAATDPASYTVRPAEREDYISVIKKLAREGIEPSRVLHLWLASPAELADESPTEVDSILERGFYSLLALTQALGNQGVERCEVNVVTTGVHAVVGQEAVNATKSTVIGPCKIIPQEHPNLTARSIDVIWAPDRQGCEELVDRLVVELASTPTGAVIALRGQHRWVQAYEQIHLPEFSHPHARLRDQGVYVITGGLGGIGLALAEYLVASVRAKVVLIGRTALPSRERWDDIIAAEGTESGTGHRVHCLRQLEAGGAEVLVLQADVADAGQIAAAIDQAVARFGAINGVFHAAGVPGVGLMQLKTAEAAASVLAPKVQGTLAIAQAVRSLPLDFLVLFSSVAAAAGGGQGQADYCAANIFLDSYAQLHHRDHGVTISIGWGEWHWDAWSEGLQGFTEEVRAFFIASRRTFGIDFADGMEALRRILAYDLPQIFVSPRDLTFLVEASQRSFAAFLKMREDREQSRYPRPALAVAYAAPRNDLETRIAAIWSDVLGIDLIGIDDNFFDLGGNSLLGLDLFGRMRKALKLDNFPAYVLYESPTVELQAAHITNLQQPAIAHDDGDEHEDEQRRMQLNYFVDLDEMGDL; encoded by the coding sequence ATGATAGATCGCGAATCACAGGATTTCGAATTCGATACCGCTGTTGCCATCATCGGCATGGCAGGGCGTTTCCCTGGCGCCAACACGCTGGATCAGTTCTGGCGCAACATGACCCAGGGCGTGCAATCGATCCGGTTTTTTTCCGATGAAGAACTGCTGGCCGCCGGGGTAGACCCGGATCTGATGAGCCAACCCGAGTATGTGAAAGCCGGGACGGTCATCGACAATATCGATTCCTTTGACTCCGCGTTCTTTGGCTTTACGCCGCGCGAGGCCGAGTTGATGGACCCGCAGCTGCGCTTGTTTCTAGAATGCTCTTGGGAGGCGTTCGAGGACGCCGCTTATAGCCCGGAAACCTACCAAGGTCTGGTTGGGGTGTTCGCCGGATCGGCCATCTCGACCTATATGTTGAATAATATCTTCAACAACGCCGAGGTGTTCCGCAAAGCGGGCATGCTCCAGGTCGGCGTCCTGAACTCGTCGGACTCGCTTTCGACCTGGGTCTCCTACAAGCTTAACTTCCGCGGGCCGAGCGTGGTCGTACAAACTTTTTGCTCGACCTCGCTGGTGGCAGTCCACATGGCCTGCCAGAGCCTGCTCAACTACGAGTGCGATATGGCGCTGGCTGGCGGTGTCGCGATCTCGGTACCCCATGGGACTGGCTATGTGTACCAGGAGGGCGGCATTGTTTCGCCCGACGGCCAGTGCCGCACCTTTGACGCCGACGGCCAGGGCAGCGTGATGAGCAACGGCGCCGGCGTCGTCGCGCTCAAGCGCCTTGATCAGGCGGTCGCAGATGGAGATCACGTGTACGCCGTCATCCGCGGCTCGGCGGTCAACAACGACGGCATCCGCAAAGTCGGCTACACCGCCCCCGGCCTGGAAGGGCAGTCGTCGGTGATCGCCGAAGCGTTGGCCCACGCTGGCGTCGACCCCGCGACGGTGGGCTACCTTGAGGCCCACGGCACGGCCACGGCGCTGGGCGACTCGATCGAGCTCGCGGCGACGATCAAGGCCTACAAGCAGCAGACCGACCAGACCCAGTACTGTGCGCTCGGTTCGGTCAAGCCCAACGTTGGTCATCTCGACCGCGCCGCAGGCGTGACCGGCTTGATCAAAACCGTGCTGGCGCTGAAGCACCGAGAGATTCCGCCGAGTCTTAATTTCGAGCAGGCCAGCCCCGAGATTGATTTATCCAATAGCCCGTTTTTTGTCAATACGGCGTTGCGGCCCTGGGAGACCGACGGTCGGACGCCGCGCCGCGCCGGCGTCAGCTCGTTCGGCCTAGGCGGCACCAATGCCCATGTCGTGCTCCAGGAAACGCCGCTCGAGGCGCCGTCCGGTCAATCATACCCGCAGCAGCTGCTGCTGCTGTCGGCCAAAACCGACTCCGCCCTGCAAACAATGGCCGCCAACCTGGCCAGCTTCTTGCGAGCCTATCCCGAGGTGGACTTGGCCGACGTCGCCCATACCCTCCAGGTCGGTCGCACCGCCTTCAACCACCGGCGTGCCCTCGTGGCCCGCGACCGTGACGATGCCATCGCGCAGTTGGAGGCGGCTGGTGTCCGCGGGCTGACCGCCAACCAGACCGACCGTGATCGGTCGGTGGCCTTCCTGTTCCCGGGCGTCGGCGACCACTATGCAGGGATGGCCGCGGACCTGTACACTCACGAAGCGCGCTTTCGCGTGGTGGTTGACGAGTGCTGCACGCTGCTGAATCCGCTGCTGGACCAGGATTTGCTGGCGGTGCTGTATCCAGAGTCCGGGCGCGGCAATGGGGCACCGGCGGCCGGCCTGGATTTCCGCCAGTTGCTGGCAGGCCTGCCTGCCGGAACGCCTGCCGGGACGCTGCACCAGACGGCGCTGGCCCAGCCGGCGGTGTTTGTAGTCGAGTACGCGCTGGTGCAATTGCTGGCGAGCTGGGGCATCCGTCCGCAGGCGCTGCTGGGCTACAGCCTGGGCGAATACGTCGCGGCAACGGTCGCCGGCGTGCTGAGCCTGGAGGACGCGCTGCGTCTGGTGGCCCTCCGCGCCAGGCTGATCCAGAATCTGCCTGCCGGCTCCATGCTGGCGGTCAGCCTGGGCGAGGACGATGCGCGGCGCTACGTCCGGGGCGATGTCGCCTTGGCAGCGGTTAACAGTCCGAGCGCCTCCATCTTGGCCGGACCGGCGGCGGCTCTTGAGGCCGTGGCCAGGCAATGCGCCGCCGATGAAGTTGCCTGCCGCTGGCTGGAGACCAGCCATGCCTTCCATTCGGCGATGCTGGAGCCGGCCCGCGCGGCCCTGACCGATCTGACCTGCTCGCTGACCCTCAACCCGCCGGCCATACCGTATGTCTCCAACGTCACCGGCACTTGGATCACCGTCGAAGAGGCCACCGACCCGGACTACTGGGCGCGGCACATGTGCCAGACCGTGCGGTTTGCCGCCGGAGCTGGCGCGCTGCTGGAGGGAGAGCCGGCGTTGATCCTGGAAGTCGGCCCCGGCCAGGCGCTGGCGTCGTTTGTCAAGCAACATTCAGCTTGCTCTCGCGAGCGTATGGGCCAGATCCTGAGCGTGCTGCCGACGTCCCACGGTCGCCAGGCCGAGTTGGCCCACGTGCTGGAAACCTTGGGCCGGCTGTGGCTTGCCGGGGTGAACATTGACTGGGCCGCGTTCTCCGCGGGCGAACAACGGCGGCGGCTTTCGCTGCCGACCTATCCGTTTGAGCGCCAGCGCTACTGGGTGGACGCCGATGCGCACGGCAAGTCGGGCAGTTCGCTAGCCAACGACGAGTTCCTCAACAGTGCCGACCGCATCGCCGACGTTGGCGACTGGTTCTTTGTGCCTTCCTGGAAACGGACCAGCCCGCCGTCGCCGATCCTAGGCGCCCCACTTTTCGCCGACCAACACACCTGGCTGCTTCTGGTTGATGACTCCGGCCTGGGCCTTGTGCTCGCCGAGCGCTTGAAACAGCACGGCCAGACTGTGGTGACGATCGCGCCGGGTGCGGCATTCGCCGCCACCGACCCGGCAAGCTACACGGTACGTCCCGCCGAACGCGAAGACTACATCAGCGTGATTAAGAAGCTCGCCCGCGAAGGCATTGAACCCAGCCGCGTGCTACACCTGTGGCTGGCCTCGCCCGCTGAGTTGGCCGACGAGTCGCCGACCGAGGTGGACAGCATATTGGAGCGCGGCTTTTACAGCCTGTTGGCGCTGACCCAGGCGCTGGGCAACCAGGGCGTGGAGCGCTGCGAGGTCAACGTCGTCACCACCGGCGTTCACGCGGTTGTCGGCCAGGAGGCGGTGAACGCAACGAAATCGACAGTGATCGGTCCGTGCAAGATCATTCCTCAGGAGCACCCCAACCTGACGGCGCGCTCCATCGATGTGATCTGGGCACCCGATCGGCAGGGCTGCGAGGAGTTGGTGGATCGCCTGGTGGTGGAACTGGCCAGCACCCCGACCGGCGCCGTGATTGCGCTGCGTGGGCAGCACCGTTGGGTCCAGGCATATGAGCAAATCCACCTGCCTGAGTTCAGCCATCCCCACGCCCGTTTGCGCGATCAGGGCGTGTATGTCATAACTGGCGGCTTGGGCGGTATTGGCCTGGCCCTGGCCGAGTACCTGGTGGCGAGTGTGCGGGCCAAAGTGGTCTTGATCGGGCGGACTGCCCTACCGTCGCGCGAACGCTGGGATGACATCATCGCTGCCGAAGGCACCGAGAGCGGCACCGGGCATCGCGTCCATTGCCTCCGACAGCTTGAGGCTGGCGGTGCCGAAGTGCTGGTGCTCCAGGCCGATGTCGCCGACGCCGGCCAGATCGCCGCAGCCATCGACCAGGCTGTCGCCCGCTTCGGTGCCATCAACGGGGTGTTCCATGCCGCCGGCGTGCCAGGGGTGGGCCTAATGCAGCTCAAGACCGCCGAAGCGGCGGCCAGCGTGCTTGCGCCAAAGGTCCAGGGAACCCTGGCGATCGCCCAGGCCGTGCGCTCCTTGCCGCTTGACTTCTTGGTGCTGTTCTCGTCGGTTGCCGCGGCGGCCGGCGGCGGCCAGGGCCAGGCCGACTACTGCGCGGCGAACATCTTCCTGGACAGCTATGCCCAGCTGCATCACCGCGACCACGGAGTGACGATCTCGATCGGATGGGGCGAATGGCACTGGGACGCTTGGAGCGAAGGCCTACAAGGCTTCACCGAAGAAGTACGGGCGTTCTTCATAGCCTCGCGCCGAACCTTCGGCATCGACTTCGCCGACGGCATGGAAGCATTGCGCCGCATCTTGGCTTACGATCTACCGCAGATCTTTGTCAGCCCGCGTGACCTGACGTTTCTAGTCGAGGCTAGCCAGCGCTCGTTCGCCGCGTTCCTCAAGATGCGCGAAGACCGCGAGCAGTCGCGCTACCCGCGGCCAGCCCTGGCTGTGGCCTATGCCGCACCGCGCAACGACCTCGAAACGCGCATCGCCGCCATATGGAGCGATGTGCTGGGCATCGACCTGATCGGGATCGACGATAACTTTTTCGACCTCGGCGGCAATTCGCTGCTAGGCCTCGACCTGTTTGGGCGCATGCGCAAAGCCCTGAAGCTCGACAACTTCCCCGCATATGTGTTGTATGAGTCGCCCACGGTTGAGTTGCAAGCGGCCCACATCACCAACCTCCAACAGCCGGCCATCGCCCACGACGACGGCGACGAGCACGAGGACGAGCAGCGCAGGATGCAATTGAACTACTTTGTGGATTTGGATGAAATGGGGGATCTATGA